GCAGGTTTTGATCAAGCCAATCGCCCCATACATCACCCCATGATCCGTCAAGGCAATGGCGGGCATATTGAGTTCAACGGCGCGAGATACCAAATCCGGCAGCTGACTGGCCCCATCCAAAAGACTATAGTCACTGTGAATATGCAAACCCACAAAAGACATTGGCCACTTTCCTGCTAAACCTGGCTATAGGGTAACGGATTGCGATCGCAACGACTACAGTCCCGACATTATTTGTGATTGCCCACTGCATAGGGATTTCTCGACCGCCTGCAGCAGCTGACCCGGAGTTGGGTAAAATAGAGTTTATATAAATAAATTAAGATTGCACTTTTATAAAAGCTAATCCATAGGGGTCCTGCCTCTGTTAAGATTTGTTTAAACTGTCTTCTCCGTATCCCGACGTAGCATGAATCTGAAAGCTACAGTCTCACCGACCGACCTCGAACTGCCCACTTGGCTACAGGAATGTATGCTGGAGGTCGATGGTGCTGAAGACAGAGATGGTGTTGCAGAACAAAACCTGATTTGTCGCGCTTTTAACTTTGGTTACCAGCTCCATGAAGGCCAGCATCGAGCTTCGGGAGAACCCTATATCGCTCATCCGGTCTCTGTTGCCGAGCTCCTAAGAGATCTAGGCGGTAGCGCAGCCATGATTGCTGCAGGCTTCCTCCACGATGTCGTTGAAGACACAGACGTCACCCCAGAAACCATCGAATCTGAGTTTGGACTAGAAGTCCGACAGCTAGTTGAAGGCGTTACGAAACTCTCTAAATTTAATTTTTCGACCAAAACCGAGCGGGAAGCCGAAAACTTTCGCCGCATGTTCTTGGCCATGGCCCAAGACATTCGCGTGATTGTAGTTAAACTAGCCGACCGTCTCCACAATATGCGGACCCTAGAGCATCTGCCCCCCGTTAAGCAGAAACGTATCGCTCAGGAAACGCGAGATGTATTTGCTCCCCTGGCCAATCGCCTCGGAATCTGGCGCTTCAAATGGGAATTAGAAGATCTAGCCTTTAAGTATCTTGAGCCCGACACCTATCGCAGAATGCAGCAGCTGGTTGCTGATAAGCGAGTCGATCGCGAGGAACATATTGAGCAAGCGATCACCATTTTGCATGATCGGCTTGAACCCATTTGCTCCCACCACCTAGACATTTCTGGCCGCCCTAAACATCTGTTTAGTATTAGCCAGAAAATGGAGCGGCAACAAAAGGAATTTCATGAAATTTATGATGTCGCCGCCGTGCGAGTCATCGTCAAAACGAACGAAGAATGTTATCGTGCCCTAGCCGTTGTCCATGATTGTTTTCGTCCTATCCCTGGACGATTTAAAGACTATATTGGCTTACCGAAACCCAACCGCTACCAGTCTCTCCATACTGTCGTCATTGGCTTAGGGGGACGGCCCCTGGAAGTGCAAATCCGCACCGAAGCAATGCACCATATTGCGGAGTATGGAATTGCCGCCCATTGGAAATACAAAGAGTCATCCAATCAGCTCGGTAAAGCCTCTTGGAGTCCTGATGACGAAAAGTTTACCTGGCTGCGTCAATTATTAGAATGGCAAAGCGATCTCAAAGACGCCCAAGAATATCTAGACAGCGTCAAAGACAACTTATTTGACAGCGAAGTTTATGTTTTTACCCCAAAAGGCGATCTGATTGATCTCACCCAAGGGGCAACCCCCGTGGATTTCGCCTATCGGATTCATACCGAAGTCGGTAACCACTGCTTTGGAGCTCGTGTCAATGGACGCATGGTCACCCTCGACACCCCCCTCGATAATGGCGACATTGTCGAAATCATGACCCAAAATAGT
The Acaryochloris marina S15 genome window above contains:
- a CDS encoding bifunctional (p)ppGpp synthetase/guanosine-3',5'-bis(diphosphate) 3'-pyrophosphohydrolase: MNLKATVSPTDLELPTWLQECMLEVDGAEDRDGVAEQNLICRAFNFGYQLHEGQHRASGEPYIAHPVSVAELLRDLGGSAAMIAAGFLHDVVEDTDVTPETIESEFGLEVRQLVEGVTKLSKFNFSTKTEREAENFRRMFLAMAQDIRVIVVKLADRLHNMRTLEHLPPVKQKRIAQETRDVFAPLANRLGIWRFKWELEDLAFKYLEPDTYRRMQQLVADKRVDREEHIEQAITILHDRLEPICSHHLDISGRPKHLFSISQKMERQQKEFHEIYDVAAVRVIVKTNEECYRALAVVHDCFRPIPGRFKDYIGLPKPNRYQSLHTVVIGLGGRPLEVQIRTEAMHHIAEYGIAAHWKYKESSNQLGKASWSPDDEKFTWLRQLLEWQSDLKDAQEYLDSVKDNLFDSEVYVFTPKGDLIDLTQGATPVDFAYRIHTEVGNHCFGARVNGRMVTLDTPLDNGDIVEIMTQNSAHPSLDWLNFAASNAARNRIRQWYKRSHREENILRGREMLEKALGKKGFDALLKSEPMLTVANRCNYQTPEDLLAALGYGEVTLNSVTNRLRETIRSQQAEAEPATSDLTDVNLPTQASPRPLPSSGDSPITGVEGLVYHMAGCCHPVPGEPIIGAVTLSNRGISIHRQGCKNVGNIPGDRLIPVSWNPAHPSQQSRRYTYPIEVQIEVIDRVGILKDILTRLTDSRVNVYNAQVKTFPGQTAVINLGLHIEHCNQLDQICAQIRKMSDVLKLRRLSQVED